A stretch of DNA from Plasmodium vinckei vinckei genome assembly, chromosome: PVVCY_07:
cttatttatatttgcaCGCTTGTAGTTGCtctaaatttattacaacATTTTGCACACACTTATactttttgtattttttcccTAGATATGACAACAAACGAAAGGAGAAAATCGATAGAATGCAAGAAGATATATTCAACTTGGGAATACTAATTTtagaaattttattaaaaaataaaaacatttcttatttatttcatgaTGAAAGCTATGATGacaataatgataatttttattcagaaaaaagaaagcaAACAAAACTATATATGATGGAAAGTAAAAAGCTAATAAAATATCCAAATTTtggtaataatattattaacacatcaaaaaaaaaaactagcgaaaaattttttcatgCTTTATCCTTGCCgttcataaataaaaaaattataaatgaagaagaagattattttcaaaaaaataaaaatttgagAATGAATATagacaaatataaatattataactatcattatattaatcatattaattatattaacatatacaatgatatatataacaatggTACCTCTTACGAATTTGTAAATACAGAGCATGAAAACTTGACTAGCcaaaatatagataaaagtaaaacaataataaatgaaaataataatacaaaaaaaaaaaaaaaaaataaaaataaaaacaatgcttatagtaataatgatattgatataaatagtgACACTGGATATgatgataaaattattcatGCTTATAGTGattatgaattatttaatgattataaagaaataaaaaataagcatGCCACAAATAATCACAGTTTATACACACAGTCtgatatttatacaaatacAGCATATACCCTAATTGACAACTCCAAGGATGTTAGTAATATTCGAAATCAGGGAAGacataaatatgaacaatctgaaagaaaagaaatcataaataatagaaGGTTAAGTTATTTTAATGGGaatgcaaaaaatgaaagtaaTGAGAGCCAAAATAgtggaaataataaaattcaaaatgATACATACAATAAAACTACAAGCTGTGTTTTGAGTAGTAGTGAAGGTAGTGATTCAAATGTTagaagaaaagaaaaaagtgctccatataaaatatggaaagTAGTTAGTTTAGTTAAAAATCCGTTTGTCatttattcattaattaatcatttttttttggaaaaaaataaaaatatatttaaaatatttaactaTTGGTCTCACCATATTTTTCCGAgcacatataaatatgtattctTTCCCCTTTGTATACTTCAATTTCATCCAATCTTTCGAAAACacgaattttttattttactaatACATTTCAATTTgccatttatattatttcattttgatatcttttcaaaaaaggaaaaagacaaatatgctttaataaaaaggacttcaaatatttataaaaaaaaaaaaaaaaatgatagcTATTTTAATATCAATTATCAAGCACACCGTAATAGTGATCGATCCTTAAAACCGAGTTTAGGAAAGTATCagcaaaacaaaaaaaaacatataaacaCACTTGCTTACTACATAAATGTTGTTAAAAAACATACGACcgatattaataaatatcaaATACGAACATATATCAATgatacaaatttaaatagtaAAGTAAAAGGGCAAATATTGGAAGAGTGGAAAACTTATAAAAAgcacaaaaaaatggaaatagaATCAACAAATAGAGAgcagaaaaataataaaaaattgtatcaCTGCAAATCCTATTTCCCTTTCCCAATATTATCCTATAATAATGCTCacgatttttataaattctttttactattttataaaagtgTGTATTAttccatattttatgaagaaaaaagttATATGGATATTTTCAAATCTCTTGAAATGTACAAAAGAGGTATTTACTTATCTCTATTTAGAGACTTTtactttaaaaatacaaatcgtcgtgataaaattattaatcgGAAgggtattaaaaaaaatgattctACAAAAAATTCTAATACTAATGAATATAACTACAAATGGAGTTACACCGAAGATATATATCaactaataaatattttaatttgttcttataattttattttatatgattcCATTAAAATTCTCATACttgaaataatatacttaATAATATGCCATATAAAAAACGAAGATTTACAAAGAGAATTAATAccgtttttattttattgttttaaaaaaacaaatgatgaaaatattaaagttgttataataaaatgtatttatatcataatcaataatggaaataaatgtgaatatttttacatgtACATTGATAAGTTTTTACCTAACTTTTTTATGCTCAAAAATACACaacaaaattatcaaaaatatgtacatgCAAAATATTTACCCCTATTTGCAACCATAACAATtcagtatatatataattcatgcttattaaaacaaatggGAAAAAAATCGTTAAGaaataaagaaagaaaaaatttttcaaaaaatagtatacaAGATATAAGTAGCCTTGATCAAACCAGCTATTTTACAAATACTCAAACAAGTGATACATGTAGTAGTATAGAAATTTATGATACCACAggtgataataataatagtagtGTTCTAACGGAATCAGCATATATGACAATACTAAAAGATATgagaaataaatttatatccaTTTTAAATGAACCTAATGATTTGATTTTGTTTgaattttatcaaaatataataatgttttgtacaattatgaataaaaaatgggttaaagtttatatattaccatatatgctaaaaaatagctataaaataaaaaatatttttatcaaagctatttgtattaaaactattattaaaattgtcttttatattaatgaaaaaggaCCATTTAAAATTCTTTcagaatatattaaatcaaTAATTTCCGagcaaaataatgaattagttttaaaaattttgttatatgaatttctttttattttaaaaaaaaactataaaaaatggtcAACATGCTGTACTACTCCCAAGATCcaatataatatgataaTTATGAAATCCTCaaaccaaaaaaatatcaaaaaaaaaaaaaaaaaaaatattatcccacttttatttttaaaaaaaatcaatttCACTCCCCTTTTAAATCATCCATCCTCAAAAATATCAGATCTAACATATGAcataattcatattttacaaaaaataaaattatagagATACTACTTACGtgtgtgtgtgtgtgtgtgaagtataaaaattatctctacatttattttaattaaaaaaaaattcgatAATATGACaccaaaataaatacaacagtataatggaaataaaccatcctttttattttttatattgtaaatatagaatGCAATATtttcctcttttttttttgtcataacttttagaaaatataataattaattttttttttgtttttattaaaaatgtataatttgggcattgaaataaaatataatttattatatcctttttttcattgcttatgaattatgtttttttatttttctatatttatttttaataccTTAAATTAATTGAAAACGTTTGTGTTAATaattgtataatatatatattcactTATTTCGACAACTATGTAAGCATTTGTAATactctcttttttttctccacCTTTTGGCAAACATAGATTTTAATCACTCTAAAAGGTGCTAGTTACACAtgcaaaaatattagaatcggtattattatatgtgtaatatttatgtgtatatttttttttactttatttgttagctatttaattttttttttttataaaattttcattttacaACTCATATAATGTAAGGCACacctaaaaaaatatatatttttacatatacataaatatgtgtaaaactatttttatctatttatataagCACTTTTTACAATctcgattttttttttgtaacgTAACAACGCCGATTTATGTCATTTTACGCTAAAACATGTATACAAcacacataaaaaatatatataattaaataaattttaataattaaaattaattcaagtaaatttaaatatctatatattactattttactttatttttttttttgaataagaAAATCAATGGAACCAAATATTTACTAAATTTGTGTAGtctcacatttttttttttgtgtttaaaaattatgtagaAAAAGTTGTAAAACATTATATAGTAAAAGAATTAACCTACATTTCAATGGATtgataaaacatatatttatatatggttatacaaattttaattaatattactCGATTTTACGAATTAACAATTTTCTAATGTTACctaaaataatgaaaaaaaattattacatagaaaaaaaagaaattaaatCTTATTACAATTTACATGTGTATAGCTATTTAAATAGttgaacttttttttagtgttttttttataattatatctaattttttaatattaaaaattatttgtttattttataaaggTATAATTCAAGTTgtaataattcattatatgGATTTAATCTAACAGATCAtagatatttataaaacaatcatttttttagtgaaaaaaattaagcctatatatacacacataatagtatatatatttacaacaACAAAGatacttatataatttaaatccACAAAAATAACGTGACCCTTTGGATTAACCCAAGATTATGccatttttgaaataagAATTCAACCCGATTTATTTTccagtatatataaatttatgcaTTATTTAAAGTTTCCATGTTTTCTAAAAtgcacatatttatataaaaaaacagccaattattttatttatttttaattaaaaaaaataaaattaaaaaaaaaaaaaaaaaaaaataatactattttaattaaacaaGGTAGTGTGTGCTCGCTATATATACCATATAGCCATCGTCGAACCAAACAAATTAGTGCTTTAACGAAAATAAGACAAGATggaatttttatataatgttCAGCTTTTCCAAAAAGGGATTGAAGAAAtcaaattaatgaaaaatttgatAAGCGGAAAAATCGATATCGCTGCGATCAAAAATGAAGGAAGTTACATGAACAAACTAGCCAAAATCAGattattaaatgaaaaaaataaaaaatacaacgATTTAGCTAGCtcggaaaaaataaaatcatgCGCTgctaaaaaaggaaaaaaatcaaGAAATAACTCAtcaaatggaaataaaaaagaaggaaaaaatgaagacaACTCAAACAACCAAAATAGTCAAAATAACGAAAACAACCAAAACAAccaaaataatcaaaataatgaaaataaccAAAACAGCCAAAATAAccaaaatggaaataatggTAATGATGGCTCTGATGATGGTgaagataaagaaaaaaaaaataacttcATAGAAAACAATTCCGATGATGAAGAAGAGAAAGAAGAGGAAAAAGAggaaaaagaagaagaaaaagaagaagacgaaaaaaataaatttatagaaAACAATTTCGATGATATCCAAAACGAAAATAATAGCGAAATTACAAATAATGTACACACAAatgaagataataatattataaatagaGTTGACTCACCAATTAAGGAATACAGCTATGAAGATTCTCGTATTGAAGCttgtatatatgaaaatataaaaactgaaaatgaacaaataaataatgataaatttaatgaaaataaaaaagattatTATGGAAATCCATTTACTGCTAGTAGCTGTGAAGATGCCATGAAAATGTCTATCCCAAATGGTTCATTTGCTAATTccaatgaaataaataaagaagataaaaataaaacaaataatgttgtaaaaaaaataaaatttcaagatgaacaaaatgatgaagataACAAACCACCACAATATTCCagttttataaaacattatGTTACTAATGTTGGAgataacaataaatatattttaaaaaataatatcccAAATTTTCCAATCGAATCTCAATCATTTGAATTTAACAAATCTAATGAAATGAGCTCATTTGATTATAATAGTTTGTCTTCAatagaacaaaaaaaaaaatgttgcaCCCTTCCAAATTTCTGTAGTTTTGgtggaaataataatgaaaatgaaaacgaaaatgaaaatgaaaatgataataaagaatCTTTTGAAAAATCCGAAACAAATGAATTTAAAACAACTAAAAGCCATGCCTCAATCCACCCAGGATATTAtgacaattttaattataaaaatattttcagttctcttaaaaaatatgattgtACAAATCCAACcaattatttacaaaacTACAATTGTATGAGGAACACACaagaatttattaaaaatcaCTCAATAGAAGAAGGAATTGaattcattaaaaataatgtcgattttgaaaaaataaaaacaaatgtaGATGTAGAAAAAATTGCAAAAAGTTTAACTATGAATagtttaaaacaaaatttaagtgtcgattttattaaaaataaaatagatatagaaaaaatatcaaaagGATTAAATGTTAGACAAATTAtgtcaaaaatatatatcaaaagTCCTAAACATAATATCGATTTTCaaactattaaaaaatacattgaTATTAATCAAATTACACAAAATGCTGATAGTTTTGATGGAAGTTATGAATTAGAAGACTTATTTactaattatatacaaacttatgtagataatattaaagaaaCAGTTGATatgcaaaaaatgaaaaataattcttaTGGTATATTTCAAAGTTGCAATCcacaattattaaataaaaattattctaAAGCAGCTACAAAAAGTATACAAGCTATTAATTCAATGTATTCAAAAAGTATATCCAATTTGAGCTTAGAtgatcataaaaaatttattgcATTTAATCAAAGCAAATCGGCTAGCTTAATCAAATCATATTATACCAAAAAAGCTACTTCtgttcaaaaaaaaatcgaagttaacaaaaaattcttaaacaattattttaatgcCTGTATGATAGATTGTACTAATAATTCAGAAATATCAGGATCAAATGAATTAGCTCAAAATTCTTTTGCTGATTATCAATATAGTAAATCCGGATCATCCTACCCAGAAAAATCCATGGATCTTGAAGATATGAGACTCAAAtcatttttcaaaacaGCTAACTACAATGATGCAGAAAAGAAATTTTATTCAGGTATGTGCTGTGGTGGTGCAAAGAGTGTAGATGGTGATGAAACATTAAACAATGAGCCATCTTTAACACCCGAGCAATCTATGAATCTTGAAGATATGAGACTTAAGtcatttttcaaaacaGCTAATTACAATGATGTTCAGAAAAAAGGATTATGCTCTGGCATATGTTGTGGTGGTGCAAAGAGTGTAGATGCTGGTGAGGCCTTAAATAGTGAACCATCATTAGTACCAGAAGAATCTATGAACCTTGAAGACATGAGACTCAAAtcatttttcaaaacaGCTAACTATAATGATGTTCAGAAAAAAGGATTATGCTATGGCATGTGCTGCGGTGGTGAAAAAAGTATGGATGTTTATGAGGCCTTAAATAGCGAACCATCATTGGTACCAGAACAATCTATGAACCTTGAGGATATGAGACTCAAAtcatttttcaaaacaGCTAACTATAATGATGTTCAGAAAAAAGGATTATGCTCAGGTATTTGCTGTGGAGGTGCAAAGAATATAGATGCAGATGAAGCTTTAAATAGTGAACCATCATTAGTACCAGAAGAATCTATGAACCTTGAAGATATGAGACttaaatcatttttcaaaacaGCTAACTATAATGATGTTCAGAAAAAAGGATTGTGCTCTGGCATATGTTGTGGTGGTGCAAAGAGTATGGATGCAGATGAAGCATTAAACAGTGAACCATCATTAGTACCAGAACAATCCATGAATCTTGAAGACATGAGACTTAAGtcatttttcaaaacaGCTAACTATAATGATGTAGAAAAGAAGAAATTTTATTCAGGTATGTGCTGTGCTGCTGCAAAAAGTGGAGATGCTGATGAAGCTTTAAATAGTGAACCATCGATAGTACCAGAACAATCTATGAACCTTGAAGACATGAGACttaaatcatttttcaaaacaGCTAACTATAATGATGTTCAGAAAAAAGGATTATGCTCAGGTATTTGCTGTGGAGGTGCAAAAAGTGGAGATGCTGATGAAGCTTTAAATAGTGAACCATCATTAGTACCAGAAGAATCTATGAACCTTGAAGATATGAGACttaaatcatttttcaaaacaGCTAACTATAATGATGTTCAGAAAAAAGGATTATGCTCAGGTATGTGCTGTGCTGCTGCAAAGAGTATGGACGCATATGAAGCTTTAAATAGTGAACCATCGTTAGTACCAGAACAATCTATGAATCTTGAAGACATGAGACTTAAGtcatttttcaaaacaGCTAACTATAACGACGTTCAGAAAAAAGGATTATATTCCGGTTTGTGTTGTGCTGCTGCAAAAAGTGGAGATGCTAATGAGGCCTTAAATAGTGAACCATCATTAGTACCAGAAGAATCGATGAACCTTGAAGATATGAGACttaaatcatttttcaaaacaGCTAACTATAATGATGTTCAGAAAAAAGGATTATATTCCGGTATGTGTTGTGCTGCTGCAAAGAGTATGGATGCTGATGCAACTTTAAATAGTGAACCATCTTTAGCACCAGAACAATCAATGAACCTTGAAGATATGAGACTCAAAtcatttttcaaaacaTCTAACTACAATGATatagaaaagaaaaaaggaTTTTTCTCTGGTATGTATTGTGGTGCTGCAAAAAGTATGAATGCTGACGAAACTTTAGATAAAGACAGCACAGTTCATTTTGAGACTCAAGAATCAGAAACCTGTGAATGCCCTCATAAACATTTAGAGCAAGCAAATCAACATGATGATGATTTAGAAACAAATGCTACATGCTTTAGCAGACCTAAAAATCATTTAAGATATATGAAAGTCGTATTACCCAATAATGAAGAAAGCGACATCATATATGATGACAGAAAAAAAGTATTCTTTGATTTAGATGGCAATGCTTATGCACATATTGTACATAATTTATACTTTAATGTAAAAGATAAATTAGTTTAtgaaatttattatgttgATGAAATTAATTATGAACAAATCAGAAATTCTTTGGTTAGATTTGGTAACTACATGGTTACTGAAAAATATGCACCAtgcaaaattattatggaAATGTGCAAAAAATTCAACAATATGATGAACAACATTCTAGGAGTGAATAAGAGCGAAACATACTATCTTGACAGAGAAAATCTTGTCGAagttataattaaataattacaccattgaaataaattatgtataaatatatgatttttttttttttgtattccCTGTTCatacataaatttattattttttttttgttctttttttgttcttttttcgtttttttggTAACTATgaactttattttatttacgtAAGATTAAGCtcgttttaaaaaatattaattaatgcCACcacattatattatatttatatatataatatacgtGAGTGTGTGTGCAAATATGCATgtatattgtttttgtgaaataaaaatagctgtttataaaacataatattaaaaaaaaaaaaaaaaaattaatagctAGCTACataatgaatttttaaGGCCAAAggcacaaaaaatatttacttataaaaatgtgcatataaattatggaTATTAGGAGGCACAT
This window harbors:
- a CDS encoding serine/threonine protein kinase VPS15, putative, with protein sequence MGNTLYSNIGQNTTEQDEIYYKYLNNLYNIYNYLLKYEHFYFMNSYTLNSFCHVLEGINNNEGHVLIKICKLKGETPKIKRILYTLKFLFSFDLFPNVLPYNRMSVYENNIYIYRKFIYKSLDNYLLNEQNNYSFCYFYIFQALLSIIQLHSLGIYHGHIKTENFLIQNNMHILITDIDILNRYIYYIPKIRYDNKRKEKIDRMQEDIFNLGILILEILLKNKNISYLFHDESYDDNNDNFYSEKRKQTKLYMMESKKLIKYPNFGNNIINTSKKKTSEKFFHALSLPFINKKIINEEEDYFQKNKNLRMNIDKYKYYNYHYINHINYINIYNDIYNNGTSYEFVNTEHENLTSQNIDKSKTIINENNNTKKKKKNKNKNNAYSNNDIDINSDTGYDDKIIHAYSDYELFNDYKEIKNKHATNNHSLYTQSDIYTNTAYTLIDNSKDVSNIRNQGRHKYEQSERKEIINNRRLSYFNGNAKNESNESQNSGNNKIQNDTYNKTTSCVLSSSEGSDSNVRRKEKSAPYKIWKVVSLVKNPFVIYSLINHFFLEKNKNIFKIFNYWSHHIFPSTYKYVFFPLCILQFHPIFRKHEFFILLIHFNLPFILFHFDIFSKKEKDKYALIKRTSNIYKKKKKNDSYFNINYQAHRNSDRSLKPSLGKYQQNKKKHINTLAYYINVVKKHTTDINKYQIRTYINDTNLNSKVKGQILEEWKTYKKHKKMEIESTNREQKNNKKLYHCKSYFPFPILSYNNAHDFYKFFLLFYKSVYYSIFYEEKSYMDIFKSLEMYKRGIYLSLFRDFYFKNTNRRDKIINRKGIKKNDSTKNSNTNEYNYKWSYTEDIYQLINILICSYNFILYDSIKILILEIIYLIICHIKNEDLQRELIPFLFYCFKKTNDENIKVVIIKCIYIIINNGNKCEYFYMYIDKFLPNFFMLKNTQQNYQKYVHAKYLPLFATITIQYIYNSCLLKQMGKKSLRNKERKNFSKNSIQDISSLDQTSYFTNTQTSDTCSSIEIYDTTGDNNNSSVLTESAYMTILKDMRNKFISILNEPNDLILFEFYQNIIMFCTIMNKKWVKVYILPYMLKNSYKIKNIFIKAICIKTIIKIVFYINEKGPFKILSEYIKSIISEQNNELVLKILLYEFLFILKKNYKKWSTCCTTPKIQYNMIIMKSSNQKNIKKKKKKNIIPLLFLKKINFTPLLNHPSSKISDLTYDIIHILQKIKL